In the genome of Desulfovibrio desulfuricans, one region contains:
- a CDS encoding deoxycytidylate deaminase: protein MQRMPWPEYFMNITYLVSGRSTCTRRKVGAVAVKDKRILATGYNGAPAGVPHCLEVGCLREQLGIPSGQRHEICRGLHAEQNVIIQAAVHGINIRGAEIYCTTHPCVLCSKMLINCGIRHIFYAEYYPDDLAEQMLKEAGVIVEKLDFTPPVISAQAGVGSYV from the coding sequence ATGCAGCGAATGCCGTGGCCGGAATATTTTATGAACATCACGTACCTGGTGAGCGGGCGTTCAACGTGCACCAGGCGCAAGGTGGGCGCTGTGGCGGTAAAGGACAAACGCATCCTTGCCACGGGGTACAATGGTGCGCCTGCGGGGGTTCCGCACTGTCTCGAGGTGGGTTGCCTGCGCGAACAGCTGGGCATTCCGTCGGGGCAGCGGCACGAGATATGCCGGGGCCTGCATGCCGAGCAAAACGTCATCATCCAGGCGGCTGTGCACGGCATCAACATCAGAGGCGCTGAAATATACTGCACTACGCACCCGTGCGTGCTGTGCAGCAAGATGCTGATAAACTGCGGCATCCGTCATATTTTTTATGCGGAGTATTACCCGGACGACCTGGCGGAGCAGATGCTCAAGGAAGCTGGGGTGATCGTGGAAAAACTGGACTTTACACCGCCTGTCATCAGTGCCCAAGCCGGAGTAGGCAGCTATGTCTGA
- the leuS gene encoding leucine--tRNA ligase, translating into MTHERYNPQAIEEKWQARWQADNAFACTDKSDKPKYYVLEMFPYPSGNIHMGHVRNYAIGDVVARSKRMLGFNVLHPMGWDAFGLPAENAAIKHNTHPAKWTYANIDNMRAQLKRLGYSYDWDREIATCRPEYYRWEQMFFLRMLEKGLVYRKKAAQNWCPSCHTVLANEQVIDGLCWRCDSRVVQKDLTQWFLKITAYGDELLQDLQGLEGGWPDRVIAMQRNWIGKSTGAAITFGLENAALLAEGVKGIDVFTTRPDTLFGVTFMTLAPEHPLVEKLIEGYDKADEVRAFVERIRNMDRIDRQSDSLEKEGIFTGAYAVHPFTGQRVPLWLGNFVLADYGTGAVMGVPAHDQRDFEFARKYNLPVRVVISPKDEQINAETMTEAYTAEGFMVNSGSFDGTANEDGKKAVAQALEKEGKGKATTQFRLRDWNISRQRYWGAPIPVIYCDKCGVVPEKEENLPVLLPMDVKIREDGRSPLPETPGFASCVCPKCGGPARRETDTMDTFVESSWYFARYTSARNTEAPFDGEALKYWLPVDQYIGGVEHAILHLLYSRFFTKVLRDLGFFPAGLDEPFANLLTQGMVLKDGSKMSKSKGNVVAPSDMIDKYGADTVRLFCLFAAPAERDFDWSDSGIEGASRFIGRVWRLFDDEKDRLLPLKACQSTAQDAQSEEARDLRRREHLTVKKCNEDMGDRFQFNTAIAAVMELVNAMYLSREKLGASEGDRRVFSSAMASVLTLLSPITPHVCEELWQRLGHSTTLSDVLLPRWDEAATVQDMLTVALQVNGKLRGTVQIPAAADKAAMEQAALADSSVQRHIDGLTVRKVVIVPGKLVNIVAN; encoded by the coding sequence ATGACGCACGAACGCTATAATCCGCAAGCTATCGAAGAAAAATGGCAGGCCCGCTGGCAGGCCGACAACGCCTTTGCCTGTACCGACAAAAGCGACAAGCCCAAGTACTATGTGCTTGAAATGTTTCCCTACCCTTCGGGCAATATCCACATGGGCCATGTGCGCAACTATGCCATTGGCGATGTGGTGGCGCGCAGCAAACGCATGCTGGGCTTTAACGTGCTGCACCCCATGGGCTGGGACGCATTTGGCCTGCCTGCGGAAAACGCGGCCATCAAGCACAACACCCACCCGGCCAAGTGGACCTACGCCAATATCGACAACATGCGGGCCCAGCTCAAACGCCTGGGGTATTCCTACGACTGGGATCGCGAGATAGCCACCTGCCGCCCCGAGTACTACCGCTGGGAGCAGATGTTCTTTTTGCGCATGCTGGAAAAAGGCCTCGTGTACCGCAAAAAAGCCGCGCAAAACTGGTGCCCCTCGTGCCACACGGTGCTGGCCAACGAGCAGGTCATCGACGGCCTGTGCTGGCGTTGCGACAGCCGCGTGGTGCAGAAGGATCTGACCCAGTGGTTTCTCAAGATCACGGCTTACGGCGACGAGCTGCTGCAAGACCTGCAGGGGCTTGAAGGCGGCTGGCCCGACCGCGTTATCGCCATGCAGCGCAACTGGATAGGCAAATCTACCGGCGCGGCCATAACCTTTGGGCTTGAAAACGCCGCGCTGCTGGCCGAGGGCGTCAAGGGCATCGACGTGTTCACCACCCGGCCCGACACGCTCTTTGGCGTGACCTTCATGACGCTGGCGCCCGAGCATCCGTTGGTGGAAAAGCTCATTGAGGGCTACGACAAGGCCGACGAAGTACGCGCCTTTGTGGAACGCATCCGCAATATGGACCGCATCGACCGGCAATCCGACTCGCTGGAAAAAGAAGGCATCTTCACCGGCGCTTACGCCGTGCACCCCTTTACCGGGCAGCGCGTGCCGCTGTGGCTGGGCAACTTTGTGCTGGCCGACTACGGCACTGGCGCGGTCATGGGCGTGCCCGCGCACGACCAGCGAGATTTTGAATTTGCCCGCAAATACAACTTGCCCGTGCGCGTGGTCATCAGCCCCAAGGATGAACAGATCAACGCCGAAACCATGACCGAGGCCTACACCGCCGAGGGCTTCATGGTTAACTCCGGCTCTTTTGACGGAACGGCCAACGAAGACGGCAAAAAGGCCGTGGCCCAGGCGCTGGAAAAAGAGGGCAAGGGCAAGGCCACCACGCAGTTCCGCCTGCGCGACTGGAATATCTCGCGCCAGCGTTACTGGGGCGCGCCCATCCCCGTCATTTATTGCGACAAGTGCGGCGTGGTGCCTGAAAAGGAAGAAAACCTGCCCGTACTGCTGCCCATGGATGTAAAAATTCGCGAGGACGGACGCTCTCCCCTGCCGGAAACGCCCGGATTCGCCTCGTGCGTCTGCCCCAAGTGCGGCGGCCCGGCCCGGCGCGAAACCGACACCATGGATACCTTTGTGGAATCCTCGTGGTATTTTGCCCGTTACACCAGCGCCCGCAATACCGAAGCGCCCTTTGACGGCGAGGCCCTCAAGTACTGGCTGCCAGTGGACCAGTACATCGGCGGCGTGGAGCACGCCATACTGCACCTGCTCTACTCGCGCTTTTTCACCAAGGTGCTGCGTGATCTGGGCTTTTTCCCCGCCGGGCTCGACGAGCCTTTCGCCAATCTGCTCACTCAGGGCATGGTGCTTAAAGACGGCAGCAAGATGTCCAAATCCAAGGGCAACGTGGTTGCGCCTTCGGACATGATCGACAAATACGGCGCTGATACCGTACGCCTGTTCTGCCTGTTTGCCGCGCCCGCCGAGCGCGACTTTGACTGGTCCGACTCGGGCATTGAAGGCGCTTCGCGCTTTATTGGCCGCGTGTGGCGTCTGTTTGACGATGAAAAAGACCGACTGCTGCCCCTCAAGGCCTGCCAGTCCACCGCGCAGGACGCCCAGAGCGAAGAAGCCCGCGACCTGCGCCGCCGCGAGCACCTCACCGTCAAAAAATGCAACGAAGACATGGGCGACCGCTTCCAGTTCAACACGGCCATCGCCGCCGTGATGGAGCTGGTCAACGCCATGTACCTCTCGCGCGAGAAGCTCGGCGCAAGCGAGGGCGACCGCCGCGTTTTCTCGTCGGCCATGGCCTCTGTGCTCACGTTGCTCTCGCCTATTACGCCGCACGTCTGCGAAGAGCTGTGGCAGCGCCTGGGCCATAGCACGACCCTTTCGGACGTGCTGTTGCCCAGGTGGGACGAAGCCGCGACCGTTCAGGACATGCTTACCGTGGCCTTGCAGGTCAATGGCAAGCTGCGCGGCACGGTGCAGATTCCCGCCGCTGCCGACAAGGCCGCCATGGAGCAGGCCGCGCTGGCCGACTCCTCAGTGCAGCGCCACATTGACGGCCTCACTGTGCGCAAAGTGGTGATTGTGCCGGGCAAGCTGGTCAACATCGTCGCCAACTAG
- the ribH gene encoding 6,7-dimethyl-8-ribityllumazine synthase, producing MSTVTTIAGQLDAKGLKVAIVATRFNDFIVDRLVGGAQDYLERHGLDAANITLVRIPGAFEMPLVCQKLVNSGKYDGVLALGAVIRGGTPHFEYVCAEASKGIAQAMMHSGIPIGFGLLTCDTIEQAIERAGSKGGNKGVEAAAAMLETIRVMEQL from the coding sequence ATGAGCACTGTTACCACCATCGCAGGCCAGTTGGATGCCAAAGGCCTCAAAGTGGCCATTGTAGCCACCCGCTTCAACGACTTTATCGTCGACCGCCTTGTGGGCGGCGCGCAGGATTATCTGGAGCGCCACGGTCTTGATGCCGCCAACATCACCCTGGTGCGCATCCCCGGCGCATTTGAGATGCCGCTGGTCTGCCAGAAGCTCGTCAACTCCGGCAAGTACGACGGCGTGCTGGCTCTTGGCGCGGTTATACGCGGCGGCACGCCCCACTTTGAATATGTGTGCGCCGAGGCCAGCAAGGGCATTGCCCAGGCCATGATGCACTCCGGCATCCCCATCGGTTTTGGCCTGCTCACCTGCGACACCATCGAACAGGCCATTGAGCGCGCTGGTTCCAAGGGCGGCAACAAGGGCGTGGAAGCGGCCGCCGCCATGCTCGAAACCATCCGTGTAATGGAGCAGTTGTAA
- a CDS encoding DNA polymerase III subunit delta: MSAAHPGFTFLVCPDGQLLRARMEQMLASFPPASGQWERHVYWGDEEPSPRFWEQLTLQGLFGAPRVLVARQAQLWPAAVWKKISHALARPSEQCWPFFCMEVAWDKGQPKIPAHIAKLRCMAFADQQGWIWRQDGLNERAVKKHVLQRAHELGLRFEQDALEQFCASVPPDAQAIENELRKLQLLRNAAQDVARTGAQAPESGNITLAMTATAAWNPECNVFDCIRHMEAGNLAAVWKELSRSQDGDSLLFSLLALLARELRLLWQLWAGEKVRVHPNEAAFKKQLATRLGPAVLAECMSTVMDAELQVKSGRRSPGQSLDYLAARMTDMFAGGRVRA, translated from the coding sequence ATGAGCGCGGCACATCCCGGATTCACCTTTCTTGTTTGCCCCGACGGGCAATTGCTGCGCGCGCGCATGGAGCAGATGCTCGCCTCGTTTCCGCCTGCGTCCGGCCAGTGGGAGCGGCACGTGTACTGGGGCGACGAGGAACCCTCCCCCCGCTTTTGGGAGCAGCTGACCCTGCAGGGCCTGTTTGGCGCGCCCAGGGTGCTGGTGGCGCGCCAGGCGCAGCTGTGGCCCGCAGCGGTATGGAAAAAAATTTCGCACGCGCTGGCCCGCCCCTCTGAGCAATGCTGGCCTTTTTTCTGCATGGAGGTGGCCTGGGACAAGGGGCAGCCCAAAATTCCCGCACACATCGCCAAGCTGCGCTGCATGGCCTTTGCCGACCAGCAGGGCTGGATATGGCGGCAGGACGGCTTGAACGAGCGGGCGGTCAAAAAGCATGTGCTGCAGCGCGCGCACGAGCTTGGCCTGCGCTTTGAGCAGGATGCCCTGGAGCAGTTTTGCGCCTCAGTGCCGCCCGACGCCCAGGCCATCGAAAACGAACTGCGCAAGCTGCAGCTGTTGCGCAATGCCGCGCAGGATGTTGCGCGCACTGGCGCGCAAGCCCCGGAATCCGGCAACATAACCCTGGCCATGACGGCCACCGCAGCCTGGAATCCGGAATGCAACGTCTTTGACTGCATCCGTCACATGGAGGCGGGCAACCTTGCCGCGGTCTGGAAGGAACTTTCGCGCAGTCAGGACGGCGACAGCCTGCTGTTTTCTCTGCTGGCCCTGCTGGCGCGCGAGCTACGGCTGCTCTGGCAACTGTGGGCGGGCGAAAAGGTGCGCGTGCACCCCAACGAGGCGGCATTTAAAAAGCAGCTGGCTACCCGCCTGGGGCCAGCAGTGCTCGCCGAATGCATGTCCACGGTTATGGATGCGGAGCTGCAGGTAAAGAGCGGCCGCCGGTCGCCGGGGCAAAGCCTGGATTACCTGGCCGCGCGCATGACGGATATGTTTGCCGGGGGTCGCGTACGCGCCTGA
- the glyA gene encoding serine hydroxymethyltransferase — MDEILLQDPELARAITLESNRQMSKLELIASENFVSRAVREAQGSVLTHKYAEGYPGKRYYGGCEYVDIAETLAQDRAKKLFNCEYANVQPHSGSQANMAAYLAFMKPGDTILGMNLSHGGHLTHGSPVNFSGRLFNIVSYGVQRETGRIDYDEVAALAREHKPNAIVAGASAYPRAIDFARFREIADEVGAKLVVDMAHIAGLVAAGLHQSPLSYAHITTTTTHKTLRGPRGGMILSTEDMGKTLNSQIFPGIQGGPLMHVIAAKAVAFGEALRPAFKSYQQRVVTNAAVLAKYLMDAGYELVSGGTDNHLMLVDLTNKDITGKDAEHALDLAGITVNKNTVPFETRSPFVTSGVRLGTAALTTRGMKEDDMRTVGAFIVDAIDKRNDEAALAKISKNVEEFARQFPLFAC; from the coding sequence ATGGACGAAATCCTGCTGCAAGACCCGGAACTGGCGCGAGCCATCACGCTTGAATCCAACCGCCAGATGAGCAAACTTGAGCTCATCGCCTCTGAAAACTTTGTTTCGCGCGCCGTGCGCGAAGCCCAGGGCAGCGTGCTTACTCACAAGTATGCCGAAGGCTACCCCGGCAAGCGCTATTACGGCGGCTGCGAATACGTGGACATAGCCGAGACGCTGGCTCAGGACCGTGCCAAAAAGCTCTTTAACTGCGAATACGCCAACGTGCAGCCGCACTCCGGCTCGCAGGCCAACATGGCAGCCTATCTGGCCTTCATGAAGCCCGGCGACACCATCCTTGGCATGAACCTCTCGCACGGCGGGCACCTTACCCATGGCAGCCCCGTGAACTTTTCGGGCCGTCTGTTCAACATCGTTTCATACGGCGTGCAGCGCGAAACAGGCCGCATCGACTATGACGAAGTGGCCGCCCTCGCCCGCGAGCACAAGCCCAACGCCATTGTGGCGGGCGCCAGCGCCTACCCCCGCGCCATTGATTTTGCCCGCTTCCGCGAGATCGCCGACGAGGTCGGCGCCAAGCTGGTGGTAGACATGGCCCACATCGCCGGCCTTGTGGCCGCCGGTCTGCACCAGAGCCCTCTTTCGTACGCCCACATCACCACCACCACCACGCACAAGACCCTGCGCGGTCCTCGCGGCGGCATGATTCTGTCTACCGAAGATATGGGCAAAACCCTGAACAGCCAGATTTTCCCCGGCATTCAGGGCGGCCCGCTCATGCACGTTATCGCGGCCAAGGCCGTGGCCTTTGGCGAGGCGCTGCGTCCTGCCTTCAAGAGCTACCAGCAGCGCGTGGTCACCAATGCCGCCGTGCTCGCCAAGTATCTCATGGATGCCGGGTACGAGCTTGTTTCCGGCGGCACGGACAACCACCTCATGCTGGTCGACCTGACCAACAAGGACATCACGGGCAAGGACGCGGAACACGCTCTTGATCTGGCGGGCATTACCGTCAACAAGAACACTGTGCCCTTTGAAACCCGCTCGCCCTTTGTGACCTCGGGTGTGCGCCTTGGCACTGCCGCCCTGACCACGCGCGGCATGAAGGAAGACGACATGCGCACAGTCGGCGCGTTTATTGTTGACGCCATCGACAAGCGCAACGACGAAGCCGCGCTGGCAAAGATCAGCAAAAACGTTGAGGAATTTGCCCGCCAGTTCCCGCTATTTGCCTGCTAA
- a CDS encoding riboflavin synthase, translating into MFTGIIQGQGEVLALRDSGTERRFTLRPLFTLPSIEDGESIAVNGACLSVETHGENVFTAYASAETLSRTTLGRLKTGDMVNMERALAMGDRLGGHLVSGHVDCLATVRSVTGAGQSLCCRLAFPKEYGVEVIAKGSVALDGISLTINACGPDFLEVNIIPDTQKRTTMRNWRTGTLVNMETDLIGKYVRSLLGAWVPGGNSAAKETEIAAKAGGLSREMLLRNGFI; encoded by the coding sequence ATGTTTACAGGCATCATCCAGGGACAGGGCGAGGTTCTGGCGCTGCGCGACAGCGGTACGGAACGCAGGTTTACCCTGCGGCCCCTGTTTACCCTGCCCTCCATTGAGGATGGCGAATCCATTGCCGTAAACGGCGCGTGCCTTTCTGTGGAAACGCACGGCGAAAACGTGTTTACGGCCTATGCCTCGGCGGAGACCCTGTCGCGCACCACGCTCGGCAGGCTCAAAACCGGCGACATGGTCAATATGGAAAGGGCGCTGGCCATGGGCGACAGGCTCGGCGGGCATCTGGTGAGCGGGCATGTGGACTGCCTTGCCACAGTGCGCAGCGTGACGGGCGCTGGCCAGTCGCTATGCTGCCGCCTCGCATTTCCCAAAGAATACGGGGTCGAGGTCATCGCCAAGGGCTCGGTGGCCCTTGACGGCATCAGCCTTACCATTAATGCTTGCGGACCGGATTTTCTCGAGGTCAACATCATCCCCGATACGCAAAAGCGCACCACCATGCGCAACTGGCGGACCGGTACGCTGGTGAATATGGAAACCGACCTCATCGGCAAGTATGTGCGCAGTCTTTTGGGAGCCTGGGTTCCCGGCGGCAACAGCGCGGCAAAAGAGACGGAAATCGCGGCCAAGGCTGGCGGCCTGAGCCGTGAGATGCTGCTGCGCAACGGATTTATCTGA
- the nusB gene encoding transcription antitermination factor NusB, translating to MAKGKSATRRGERELAFQVLYGLSFTPASDVDDLRRIFRISPDYLARWQGQEPPVHPSGFAWELVEGVWSKSDELDASISNFSRNWRVDRMGRVELTLLRLAVYEIMFRADVPPKVAINEALELSRQFGEDNAKSFINGILDAVAKALETGGITRPAADSSTISE from the coding sequence ATGGCAAAAGGCAAATCAGCCACCCGTCGAGGCGAACGCGAACTGGCCTTTCAGGTTCTGTACGGCCTTTCCTTCACCCCGGCCAGTGATGTCGATGATCTACGGCGTATTTTTCGCATTTCTCCCGACTACCTTGCCCGCTGGCAGGGTCAGGAACCGCCCGTCCATCCCTCTGGCTTTGCCTGGGAGCTGGTGGAGGGCGTGTGGAGTAAGAGCGACGAGCTTGACGCATCGATCAGCAATTTTTCGCGCAACTGGCGCGTCGACCGAATGGGTCGCGTCGAGCTGACCCTGCTGCGGCTGGCAGTTTACGAAATCATGTTCCGCGCTGACGTGCCGCCCAAGGTCGCCATCAACGAGGCGCTGGAACTCAGCCGCCAGTTTGGCGAAGACAATGCCAAAAGCTTTATCAACGGCATCCTCGATGCCGTGGCCAAGGCTCTGGAAACCGGCGGGATCACGCGTCCCGCCGCCGATTCGTCCACCATATCCGAGTAA
- the radC gene encoding RadC family protein yields MTAKPISNPSTSLGHRERLRQRLELEPAAVADYEVLELLLGYGLTRKDTKPLAKELIQKFGSIRGALDARSEELLEVPGFGTGLAALWRVLAETRARYAAAELRQKEVLATPEAVARMAQARLGTNRHEECWLALVDRRNRLMAWERLRRGGIAEVAIYPRDVLEAALLRKASGIILVHNHPGGNPGPSQEDRLLTEELQRLAPRMGLRFLDHVIVTDGDCYSITQSQRI; encoded by the coding sequence ATGACAGCAAAGCCAATATCCAATCCGTCCACGAGTCTCGGGCATCGTGAACGGCTGCGGCAAAGACTTGAACTCGAACCTGCGGCAGTGGCCGATTATGAAGTACTTGAGCTGCTGCTTGGCTATGGCCTGACCCGCAAGGACACAAAGCCTCTGGCCAAGGAACTCATACAGAAATTCGGGAGCATTCGAGGCGCGCTGGACGCACGGTCTGAAGAACTGCTTGAAGTTCCCGGTTTCGGGACGGGGCTTGCGGCCCTGTGGCGGGTTCTGGCCGAGACGCGGGCGCGCTACGCGGCGGCAGAGCTGCGGCAAAAGGAAGTTCTGGCCACGCCGGAGGCTGTGGCGCGTATGGCTCAGGCCAGACTGGGGACAAACCGGCACGAGGAGTGCTGGCTGGCCCTGGTAGACAGGCGCAACCGCCTGATGGCCTGGGAGCGCTTGCGCAGAGGCGGCATTGCAGAGGTTGCGATTTACCCGAGGGATGTTCTTGAAGCAGCCCTGTTGCGAAAGGCCAGCGGCATCATACTGGTGCACAACCACCCCGGCGGTAATCCGGGGCCGTCGCAGGAAGACCGCCTGCTCACAGAAGAGCTGCAAAGACTGGCCCCCCGCATGGGGCTGCGCTTTCTGGATCACGTCATCGTTACAGATGGAGACTGCTACAGCATAACGCAATCACAACGCATTTGA
- the ribD gene encoding bifunctional diaminohydroxyphosphoribosylaminopyrimidine deaminase/5-amino-6-(5-phosphoribosylamino)uracil reductase RibD produces the protein MSEMDYVPFMREAIALAEQGRWHTCPNPAVGAVLVRDNKVVARGWHHAAGQDHAEVDCIKDAAARGVNPAECTLVVTLEPCCHHGKTPPCTDAVRAAGIKRVVVGLADPNPQACGGACQLRASGLEVIEGVCEQECQDLVADFLVWQKHKRPYVLLKMAATLDGRIATRKGQSKWISCEESRNEVQELRAGIGLCGGAVLVGGGTFRADNPQLTVRGENQPPQPLACVLTSRLPQPDADFHLLKDRPEQTVFMVSPAAAASTTAKALRDIGVRVLALGPGMHGGPDFPGLLHTMWEELNCPYLLCEGGGHLALSLLEAGLVDDFRLHLAPMILGDEDALPLFSGRAPLSLEDALRMRVSNTHLCGTDIHIHLRPLEAAKA, from the coding sequence ATGTCTGAAATGGATTACGTCCCCTTTATGCGTGAAGCCATCGCCCTTGCAGAACAGGGCCGGTGGCATACCTGCCCCAATCCTGCGGTGGGGGCTGTGCTGGTGCGAGACAACAAGGTTGTGGCTCGCGGCTGGCATCACGCTGCAGGGCAGGATCATGCGGAAGTGGACTGCATCAAGGATGCTGCCGCCCGTGGCGTAAACCCGGCGGAATGCACGCTGGTCGTCACGCTTGAGCCATGCTGCCACCATGGCAAAACACCCCCCTGCACCGACGCGGTGAGGGCTGCGGGCATCAAGCGGGTTGTGGTGGGCCTGGCCGACCCCAACCCCCAGGCCTGCGGCGGAGCATGCCAGCTGCGCGCAAGCGGCCTTGAAGTTATCGAAGGCGTGTGCGAGCAGGAATGTCAGGACCTTGTGGCCGATTTTCTGGTTTGGCAAAAGCACAAGCGCCCCTATGTACTGCTGAAAATGGCCGCCACCCTCGACGGGCGCATCGCCACCCGCAAGGGGCAGTCAAAGTGGATCAGCTGCGAAGAATCACGCAACGAGGTACAGGAGCTGCGCGCGGGCATCGGCCTGTGCGGCGGAGCCGTTCTTGTGGGCGGCGGCACATTTCGCGCCGACAATCCCCAGCTTACCGTGCGGGGCGAGAACCAGCCCCCCCAGCCTCTGGCCTGCGTGCTCACCTCGCGCCTGCCCCAGCCCGACGCCGATTTTCACCTGCTGAAGGACCGCCCCGAGCAGACCGTTTTTATGGTTTCGCCTGCAGCGGCGGCATCTACCACTGCCAAGGCCCTGCGCGACATCGGCGTACGGGTGCTGGCGCTTGGCCCCGGCATGCACGGCGGGCCGGATTTTCCCGGTTTGCTGCACACCATGTGGGAAGAACTCAACTGCCCCTACCTGCTTTGCGAAGGCGGCGGCCATCTGGCCCTGAGTCTGCTTGAAGCCGGGCTGGTGGATGATTTTCGCCTGCATCTCGCGCCCATGATTCTGGGCGATGAAGATGCTTTGCCGCTCTTTTCCGGCCGCGCGCCCCTCAGCCTTGAAGACGCCCTGCGCATGCGCGTGAGCAACACGCACCTGTGCGGCACCGACATTCACATCCACCTGCGGCCGCTGGAAGCCGCCAAGGCGTAG